AATCAGATTTGCAAAATCTGATTTCACACTTATGTGGCCAAAACGCACCCATTGGAAATAGTTCTCAATGGTATAGTGTATTATATAATTGGCAAAAATCCCTAGTTTaggaatagtttttttttttttttaaatcaagttagatattttctccatttttccttATATAATTACTAAAGTCTGTTTAatatcatttttttcttttttttggtttttgcttTTGTACAGTGAAGAAACAAACTTTATGTTCTTGTAAGTTTTCAGCTATTTTCCAAAAACTTGAAAACCAAAACTTAAGGgactgtttggtatcattgtcaaaaattacagaaaaaaaaaaaaaccaaaaaactaaaaatagaaattaaaaagctagaaaccaacaacctatttggttaatattagtaaaactaaaataaatttaaaaacttattaaaaatactcatttttgtctttaaatcaaataatattattaaaataatacatattaaaaaatactataataaaaattattataattgttttacttGATCCTTATacttacaaattttattttgcaataaaattttaattggagatggcaattgaaaaatagtaaaattggctttgttatgtatatttatgtttcaATTATATTTAAATCCCTATGATCATTTAATCTTAATTATAAGTTAAAAGTGTTTAAAATGAATGACTTAATCCAAAAGAACTATTttaggatattaaaatttctagaaataatttaccaaaacaattgaaaatcataaaatctggtCTTCAATTTTTTCGCATACAGTAGAAAGCCAATAACAGGAACAAAAAATTGGCAAtataaacaaatgcatttttgTAATATGTTTCTTACCAATGCAAAAATAGACACAAAAAACAACAATGATATCAAACAAGACCtaagattttcaatttttttggcaACCTGTTGTCAAAAtactttaatattcaaaattagattttgtagattaaatcattcattttatacataattaaaattaaaattaaaatgaccacgtgaatttaaaatatagttaaaataaaaaatcataaatttccaaaaaatttaataattaaagcCATTTTAACAAATATTTCTATCATTTTTTCTTTTGTCATTAACAATAAGATTGCTGCTGTAAAGgaagttttaaaataaaattttaactaaaataattattttttattataatatttttaatttgtattcttttttttttaatcatctaTAATTCTTATCTGCTTCAAGTATGAAATTGAGTATTTGTTCAATCAAGtttttagtttgttttagttCTAAAAAAATTAACTAAACAGGTtgttggtttttattttttagtttttaattttctttctggtattttagttttcattttcatgATTTTTAACAATAACACCAAATGGCCCCTAAAATTGCATTGCATGTATTCTTATCTTAGAAACCTCCATAATTCCAACTTGAGTTCTACTCCACcctttcattattttcatttagaCAATATGATatacaaacaacatataccatcaAGGGACCTCATTTGTTCTAGTAAGTTCATCTAGCCACTCCCATGACTCGgaaattgaaaaattttatacTTGGAAACTCCTAATTTTTGTTTAAAAGCACAATTAATCcttataatttattataatttgaaaaaatCTTATACTTGGTCCCCTAAATATATTCAAACTCCTGAGTGACCAATTAACTGATATTTGATTACTTGAACAATTTTTTAAATTGGCCACCTCACTCTTAAATTTTAGTTCCATCTGTATTTGTAAGCATGATTAAATGATGTGGTTTTTGGAGTGACTAAATGGTATGTGCTAATGTAATTAATTTGGctctgttttttattttcatgtaaATTTGATTTGATGAAATAACTAACCATTCCATTCATTTCTGAACCCTCATGGATGTTATGGTAACTGGACTGGCTACTTGTGTTAGATTAAATTATGTATCTTTTTATGTGTATTTGTATATGTTTTATTCCTTCAACAAAACATACACATTGCTTGGTGTAAACATTAGATGGTTGCACATTTTCCCTCTTCCCAAGATACCAGCAACCAAGCAGCTAAGTGGAATGTGACTCGCGATGTGTATCTTGTTGAGCAACTGCTTTCCCACCTAACCACACTTTTGATACATAGGAATGGAATAGTATCAAGCAGAATGGAATTGAATTTATTACTTGATTTTGTCACAcctcaaattttcattccattccattcctacCACATTCCATTCCTCAGACTAAACATGATGTGACTATTGGTAGATGACCTCACTCTGTTTGGTAGGAGGCTTTGGTGGGGAGGGGGGAACTTGTGCTGCTTTTAATCTAATAATTTGGACATCTTATAATGTAAAGGTTCTTAAGAACCATTTAACAAAGCTAAAGGATCAGTACAACACCCTGAATAAGCTTATTGTAAAAAAATGGCTTTGGTTGGGATGATCTGTATTACATGGTAACTGCTGAAGCAGAGTTTTGGATGAATACATTCTAGTGTGTGCATTGATGATTTTAAAGGTTCTGCAATGCGCATATTATTTACATGAACTTGAAAAATGAACATACTTTTAATGTGCAGAAACATAGCAAAGCAAAACATTTCTGAGGGAAAACCTTCCCTTATACAATCGACTTAGCACACTGTTTGAAGGGATGGCCAGCTACGGCAGAAATTTGAAGTCAATGAAAAGCCAAGGAGTGGTACATAAACATTAAATGCACCAGAAAATGCACCTATTATATGTCATATCAGTCCCCGTGTCGCCGATGTGGATAATGATATAGAACCAAGTAGTGATGATGAAACCTCATCTGAACAGTATCTGCAAAGTAGAACCAGAAAGGCCCCTTTACCAAGTGCACATAGGGTAAGAAGGCATCATGAAAGTGATGGTGACAATTGATGAGATTTTTATAAGAATTTTTGGAAAGCCACTGTAAAATCTTACGTGAACAATGCTAAGCAACCAGCTCATCCTTCTCTGGATGATGGCTACTCTTATGTTGAATGCCTACAAGAGCTTAAACGAATTGAAGGCCTAGATATATTTGAGATTGTAAAAGTGGCATGTGATTTAAAGGATGAACAAAACAGAATTGCATTCATGACTTTTGAAGGACCAGCTCATGTTGGTTTCCAATGATTTTGTTTTAATTAAGATTGTGTTGTTTGGTCACTCACTTTTTTTTAGTCTAGTTAATATTTGCACTCATAtggtgaggggttttctaatattGGATTTTATGGTCACAAATTCCCGTTTACATTATTTTGACTAAGTTTCCTTTTAATTTATCCGTTGTCATGGTGTATATCAATTGAATCAAATTACAGACGTTTGTGAATCACAATACATCACTCAAACTAATCAGGTGTTGCCATGGGAAACACTTCGtattctggaggagtttgcattCATCAAGTTGTCCTAAAGTTAAACTTGCTGATAAAAAATTAGAGAACTGGAAGCGTCAAGGTGTGTGTTTTGGACCTGATTTAGTTCTTTTGGCTCCCTTTCAGCTTCTTATGCTGCCATGCCATCCGCAAATTTCAAGGTATGTGTTTTGGACCTAATTTAGTTGTTTTGGCTCCCTTTCAGCTTTCTTATGATGCCATGCCATCCACATATTGCAATGCATGCCTTAAAATTAGCTTATGCTGATTATTGCAAATgaattcaaaattcatttgataTTCATTTACTCGATTAGTATTCCTTGTAAATTTTTCTGTGAGGattctcaaaattttaaattatttttatcacACTGAGATTGTGTCattccatattttttttcatagCACTGGAGATGAGTTCATTCATATTCGTCTGAGAGTTTGAATGAGTTCCTTGTACTGTTGTACACCACTGCAGTTGCTTGTCATGCACATGTTAAAGGCCAGATGCCCTTAGGCCCACAGGTATATCAAATACTAAAAGTTAGGGACCTTAAAGAGGTTCTTAATATAAGCTATGTCCTTGGGCCCATTGTTAGGATTATGAACTCATTttttcaatagaaaaaaaaaaatccacagaAAATTaaatcacctctctctctctctctctctgtgtgcAGAAAATTAATGGCTGCATAGGCTTGCAGATAACCCGAAACTAACCCTGAACACAGGCCATTCCCTTTAGTTCTCTGtccatttattttatataatgcATTTGTGCTTATGTGGTGATTTCCTTACTTTGTTTTATGCTTTGGAATTTTTAGCTGAAGCTACTTTCCATTAAACAGCTAGACTTTGCCTTCACATGTGCAGTGTTTTATAAAGATTTAGATGGCCTACACTGGGAGTGAAATAATTGGTTCTTTAAATATGTAGCTTCTAAAGCAAACAAGCAGCTGATGAGGTACCAAACAACCTGCTTGTTACGACatagtattgttattatttttaaagaattgaccatattattattattattattcaatgtTAATTTTTGTGTTTCAGTGTGTCAAATTACTTTTGAATCAAACTTGTCTGGTTAGTTTATTTTCCCATGAAAAAACAAATTTAGTCCTCAAACCACACGAGGAAAATTGAAGGTTGTATCAGGGTAGTAGATTGTTGATCAAACTCCGCTTAGTACTCATGCGTGAATTCTGATTAGGACATTTCTGTTTTCTAATGCCAGCAAGTACGCGCATATCTCCCAAATTTATCAAGGCATGTCTAGCTGAAATTGCAGCATGCAATTTCACTCATCCATGGGATGGCTTTGATATTCACTGATCTCAACCATCTTGCATGGTCATTCTGACTTTCTATTGAAAATTCTTGGGGATTGGGAcatgtaaattatttatttttatttctttatttatttttgtgaacATAGTGGATAGCTTTTACCTTGGTTTTTGTTCTGGGATGtcttgttttttaattttaatttaattttatttgtttagGGGACATTCTTGAAATGGTTGCATTCCTTTGTCTTGGTCTTAAGTGAACTCTACATTCCAACTactcattaatatatatatatatatatatatatatagaactctaAATTATTAGAAATTGAAGGACTGTCAGtcattatattaatataatatcttTGTAATAGAGCCCTAGTCAAGATAACTTTCAGCATCTTTTTGCccaccttttcttttttttataatatcAATTTGTCAGTGACTTAGAAGGGGACAAGCTAGATTTGGTGGCAAGCACTGCCTACTAGCAAGAGCAAATGGTCAAGCCTACAATCAGGAAAATTCCACTCTGTTTACCCCATAAACGATCGTAGAAATTATACTTCTACATGAACCTTGTCTACATTTTTCATTCTTTCTATTAGAGGGTTTAGCAACTCATTTTTGAACATCTTAGAAAAGCTTAATAGCGTTCCTCATCTTTCTTTCAAATGAAGTTTTTTGAGAAAACCCGTTTCTAGAATTGGAGCAGGACTTCTGAAAAAATGAATATTTGCTTCCCTTTCGATTGCCAATGGACCTCTGacttggcaagtgagacaagaaTCTTATATGTAGTCTTGCACCCAATAGGGTGAATAAGGAATCCCTTGTTTGGTTATCCAACTTAATGCTTTAAATAATTGGTGAAATCTAAATTTTGAGCcttaatttagaaaataattggGAATGCACCATGTAAGACTagttaaattatatcaaatgctTTAGAAGGAAAATAATGGATTTTTCAAGTTCTGATAAATGGGAAGGAAGGGATCCAAAATGGAGGGTGGATTACTCTTGTTTTGTAGCTCAGGCCTAAGCCTCCGGATGGACAAAAAATTAGAGAACTCATCTGAGGACATATACTTGAAGAGCATCTACTCTCATTACAACTCTTcttatatatgtttcttcttttactCGCAATGTACAGCTGCTATTTTGATTATTAATGATATAAGATCATTAATTGATCATAGCAACAAAGGATATGATTTGTTTGAACGATGAAAAGATCAAAGAACTAGGTCAAGGGCTATTGTGCTTTGGCGGATGATGATGTGCCGGCACATAGTCTGTCATTACTGCATCATCTTGTGCATTACTATTGTTCGAGTCTATAGTTTCTTCAACAGGGGACCCAAATCTTAGCAGTGAGCGTGCTCGCCTTCTTGATCCCTACACAAGTATCTAGTAGTGGGATTATACTCATCATGGCAAATTACCATTTCTTTTATAATTACCTTCAAAATCATCATTCCTTGTTTTTCACATCGTCTATATATCTAAAAAAAGACTCATCCCAAATGCTTTGCTGCTGCTTGGAGCTttccaaaatttaattattttccaTCAAATTCCAATTATGTGCTAGTTTTGCATGCATTCGTGCAGGCACAAACATTTGCTGTTGTCACACTAGAGACATGATTGAAGAGATGGATCATGAGGTCTTGCAGCTTTTAGCACTCACTAAACATTAAACTTCAACAGCCCACTGTAAAACCACAGAAGTAATATTGTACAATTTACCTTTGTTTTTGTTGCCTTTAGCAAAACGGCGTGAGAGGACTCATCACCAATTTCACTTCCTGCATGTTCCATCCCCATCAATAACattaacaataatgataaaatgTTAATATCAATGTTATGATGATGACAACGACCACTGATTGTGGTAAGGCTATGGATAAGattgaagaaaaagaaatatttgtGAAGTTAAACTTTCTAGTGTACAAAATTGAGATTGTAAAAAAACTTGTCTTTGAGATTGTTCTGCTTATATTGGAGAGGAAAGAAAGCAAAATTATGGAGGAGATAACACGCAAGAAAAGGGAAATAAAGCTCAATTGTGAGAGGGAGGACGTGTCCTTGGTCGAGAATAATCTGAGTAAAACCCTGGATTTTTGTTCTGCTTCTCATGGGGATTAGGAGACTTGTTTTGCACAACACCTGAATTAGCTCCTTTAAATTTGACGCCTGTCATTTCCTTGAGAAGAGCATGCAATTCCTTCAGGTTTTGAACGAATGCACCACTATGTGTCTTCTTACCAGTCATGCTTTCTCCATTTTCCCTTAACTTTTGAACCGTGTCCTTGTTGGCTCTCTGATCTGCCACCTGCACCTGAGAACAAAACATGTTTTGTCTCAGTTTGCAAAAGAAAAAGGCCTAGCGGTATAAATTATATATCAGTCAAAAACctacaagaagaaaaagaaagaacgcagagagagagagagagagaggacacaAAACACCAACCTTGCTGGAAAGATGGGGTTGGGTGCCAGAAGCCATGTTGACGACCCTGAAACAGCGAGCATGACACGCAGGCATGGAAATGCAGAGGAAGAGAGTAAAAAGAAAAGACAGCATGGACATGAGGGAGGATCTGTAATTCCTAGACTTATATATGATTGTTGTTGAGAATAGAACTGAGAGAATGAGAACTTCCAATAACTAATTAGTGCAGCCTCACTATCTGACTACTTGTACACCAAAAGAATGAGGGGTTTTGGAAGAGGATGATGATGAATTAAATAGTGGTCTTcgcaccatatatatatatatatatatatatatatatatatatgcagggAAGAAAATGAAAGTGTAGGGTGATGACCTCCATCGGCTTGTCTCCTCTGGTTTTCACTTTTAAGGTACAGAAGTGCTGCCCCAAAACATAAAACGTACGGACAGATCCCTTTGGCAGGTACAATTAAACCCTCTCTATTTGTTTTAGCTTATGGTATATTATATTAAAGAAGTCCACGCTAATGATGAAAAGTCCATGCACGTGGAGCCACACGTGCATGCAGTTGTGTGGTATATATACACTATACAGGTGGAGTGTCTGGCGTGCCTAGCTACCATACACTCCTTGACTTTCTTTCTCACATGGTTTGAATTCGTGAGAGGCAATGACCTAGATGAAATCTTTGAGGATGTACAATCTTTTTAGTAATATTTGGAGCCAGTTAGTTTTATCTTTTTCGAAAGAGAGGATTTTTAATCCTATTCTCTATAACACAACATGTGCGAAGATTATTATAAGGTTATGCAGATGGACGAGGcaaattgaaaagaaaatataaaaagaaaagggaagatAAGATAAAGAGTTACAGTAGTAATTTATGTTGTTTGATAGTGTTGCTCATATATTGTTTTGGTATTTTAAGACGGCTGGAAACCGACCAGCTCAGGTTCCAATGACCCAGACCAACCCGTAAAAGCTCTGCATCCTTGGTCCGCTCGCCGCGCTTGTCTCTACGCCTTCACTTCATTTTATTATTGAGGGGTAAATAAgattgttttaggattttttctttgaaaaaagatatatatatatatatatatatatatatatattatagaagcATACACTAATAtaatagaaaaaattaaaatttatttaaagtaGAGAAACTGAAAAAACAGTAACATTTTAAACAAGATTAATGCTATTTTATATGAGCCTACATCCACCGCAAGTCCCCGTCTCATCTTCTCAGCTGCCATGACCAGTTCATGACGACGTAAGGCTGTGATGCTAAACTTTTTCTTTTAAACAAGTCCAGGAGAATAGATTGGTGGAAATGAAAGAAATGATATTCTCAACACTAAGTTTAAGATTATTACGCTTCAATTTTTTCAACAAATTGCTGCAAATATTAAACTCTAACCACCCAAAGATAGCCCACTCACTATACTCGGgagtaaaaaaatttaaacattaaatttaaatttgtattactTTAGATAAAATGTAACACAAAATTTATTGCGCTGCAATCAAAAATTAAATACTTGAAAAAATTAATGCTCCTGATCACAAGTTTAATTATAACATTCTTGCCATATCATGTTTATAAATTTGAATGTTTATACTTTAATATTTGTGCATTTGGTTATGATAATGTATCTAAACTCtactaaaaatcattaaaatattatttacacAAAATAATTCACATACAAATTAATCATGTCTAGTGATAAATAACTTTGGATATTCATACTTTAATATTTGGCTCACTTAATTGTGATAGTACATTATTACTTTGTTCCAAAAATATGACTAAACtttatgaaaaattataaaaatattcacacaaaattatttgcatgcaatTTCGTGTTACATATTTACTATGATAACTATAAAGGAGTAGTGCATTGACATGGGATGAGAATAATGTTTCAACTTTTTATTAAAGATTGAAAGCCTTAGTATTTAAGTGGATACGATAAGATTCATTAATCAGGTGCTAAAGAGTCTCGCACACGTTCATATAAATAAAGAACTATATTATTACTTGCGGAATCATGATGATCATATGCTCATAGCACGAGAAAAGTCGTAAACTCGTAATATTTTACGACCGTGATGTCTAGTGCTttctagaaaatatatatattttttaagagaatttttttttttttttttttttttgggttttaattTTTGAAGAGTTTGGAAAAAGAATGGAGTAGAGCAGAACATGCAGAGTGGTCAATTACAAATTACGAAGCAAATGAAGCCAGAAAGGGAGCAAATTTCCGACATGAGTGATGAGAAGGTGGCTTGGCTCCATTTGagtatatttttattaagtaGGATTTGAGCTACAATCTGAGGGGGACCTCTCTCAAAATTATGGAAAGCTCTGCTGTTTCAGCCTTCCCATATTTCCAAAATAGCTGCTGGACAATCATTTTTCAACCTCTCTTTAGATCCCACAATCCTACTTTGTCTTTGCAATCTTCCATTACCAAACCTAACGTACTTTGGTAAGGagaagaaaatgaattgaaaataGAATAGAATGAGAAACTATATGCGAAATTTGTAAGATTACGAAATAAATTATAGAGGGTAGGCTTCGGATCAATAATAAGGTTGTTCTTTTGTCATCGATTGATTGGTCATCGGTTATGAAAGCAACCTTGTATATAAAAGTAAGAGGTTAAGAGGTAGGGTTCAATAGAATTTGGGAGTTGTCAACACCCACCAGTGTCATATCAATATCTTTTCAAAGAAAAGTTGTTAAATTTAGGCCGTCcaattgtatcatattttaaaTAACTTATAACTTgatagtttaaattattttgaattaaaaattaataattgaaaataaaCTTTACTAAAATCTCTCATTCTTGAAAGAaactttaaatttggatttgtataaatttgaaaaaatatgtgatataaaatcatattaattttttatttaatttcatgcaAATTTAAATCTAATACCTAAAATTCATCCTCGGTGTCAAAgtcattcaaaatttaaaaatacaattGAATATGTACACTATCCATCACTCACATCTAACCAATGATCACCCCATCCCATTTTAGATTTCTATTCACCACTAAGAAACATTAATATTTGTATAGGTTAGCAAGAccttatttctccaaaaaataaataaataaacaaaaaaaaaaaaaacaaagcaaaacaaaacaaaacaaaaattgaaCCTCTAttcatgattttttacaaaaGGTCTTAGATTTTTTCCCCTTGCAAAAATATTCTCTTTGAGAACTCGAGTTTAGGATAGATAATTTTTAACTTCTTTTTTCAAGAACTTCGATGGAGCTCATGGCTACTTTTTTCTTccgtagaaaaaaaaaaaaaaggattgtaAAGTAAAAGGGCTGTACAGAAAATACTCatgttttaaaaattggaaaacacAATTTTAACACTAAATGCAACTATAAATCTAGTGAGTCAAAGTACTTCAGTGAAGTATTTCAAAACAAATACAATATCTCAATaatatattacaaaaaaaataatattttaaacatttatttatacataatatatgtatatatatttatctagCAGTCTAATTAATTTGTTACTAAACCATCAAAA
The Malania oleifera isolate guangnan ecotype guangnan chromosome 13, ASM2987363v1, whole genome shotgun sequence DNA segment above includes these coding regions:
- the LOC131146340 gene encoding uncharacterized protein LOC131146340 isoform X3, yielding MITRLRLDIVLRLMSYRCTAHSHLQEYHMISSCFCSCTHALSHPNQFTKNHHPARCCHGKHFVFWRSLHSSSCPKVKLADKKLENWKRQGVCFGPDLVLLAPFQLLMLPCHPQISSVL
- the LOC131146340 gene encoding uncharacterized protein LOC131146340 isoform X2, with protein sequence MITRLRLDIVLRLMSYRCTAHSHLQEYHMISSCFCSCTHALSHPNQFTKNHHPARCCHGKHFVFWRSLHSSSCPKVKLADKKLENWKRQGVCFGPDLVLLAPFQLLMLPCHPQISRKLMAA
- the LOC131146340 gene encoding uncharacterized protein LOC131146340 isoform X1, giving the protein MITRLRLDIVLRLMSYRCTAHSHLQEYHMISSCFCSCTHALSHPNQFTKNHHPARCCHGKHFVFWRSLHSSSCPKVKLADKKLENWKRQGVCFGPDLVLLAPFQLLMLPCHPQISSKYAHISQIYQGMSS
- the LOC131146340 gene encoding uncharacterized protein LOC131146340 isoform X4, translated to MITRLRLDIVLRLMSYRCTAHSHLQEYHMISSCFCSCTHALSHPNQFTKNHHPARCCHGKHFVFWRSLHSSSCPKVKLADKKLENWKRQGVCFGPDLVLLAPFQLLMLPCHPQISS
- the LOC131146339 gene encoding uncharacterized protein LOC131146339; amino-acid sequence: MSMLSFLFTLFLCISMPACHARCFRVVNMASGTQPHLSSKVQVADQRANKDTVQKLRENGESMTGKKTHSGAFVQNLKELHALLKEMTGVKFKGANSGVVQNKSPNPHEKQNKNPGFYSDYSRPRTRPPSHN